In the Podospora pseudocomata strain CBS 415.72m chromosome 5, whole genome shotgun sequence genome, one interval contains:
- the GAA1 gene encoding Glycosyl phosphatidyl inositol protein transamidase complex subunit (COG:O; BUSCO:EOG092619GP; EggNog:ENOG503NX1D), translating to MPRLLSSALALRRDPRILKIPPYLSLLCILVGAVWLFLLPLNEYSRRTYISENALLPGQVHTYFGGSDQNVLRAYKQEVNSLVGKSNVEINDKLESIVRGLGLKTARQNFTYHAAGRTFEGENLYAILQAPRGDATEAIVLVAAWENVKHEVNKNGVPLVLTLARYFKRWSLWSKDIIILLSPDSIAAPQAWVDAYHDAHDSSRVASLPIKSGALQGAIAIDYVQENRFKSVHIVYDGVNGQLPNLDLINSVVNIAGGQMGMGVALQEMWNHNDKYPDRLRTMLRGMLKQGLGLASGPHSSFIPYHVDAVTLQPFGEGWQDEMAMGRVVEGTFRSLNNLLEHLHQSFFFYLLMHRERFVSIGTYLPSAMLVAANFTIMAIFLWMKSGQPEIPAASTTESSDKDDAPTPTTERDLFLPLAIVALSGSLSAIPLYIFNHVPESALTPLFYLFLLINTLFPITLSLTITTLFSPNLQQYHLVKSFSLLLLGMFLSSLATLNFSLAMLIGLLSAPLSFVKPSSSPVSRIVGFVLLNLTSPPAVLLASAAIWGLNVGDILREAAVAWHVTGTYSAVVVWCVWWPAWLAGCVCVLGRPGRDQEEEKKVKKA from the exons ATGCCGCGATTATTAT CTAGCGCGCTGGCGCTTCGTCGCGACCCACGAATTCTAAAGATCCCACCATACCTCTCGTTGCTGTGCATCCTTGTCGGTGCGGTGTGgctgttcctcctcccgctgAACGAGTACTCGAGACGGACATATATTTCAGAAAATGCGCTTTTACCGGGACAGGTACATACTTATTTTGGGGGGAGTGACCAGAATGTTCTTAGGGCGTATAAGCAGGAGGTGAACTCGCTGGTGGGGAAGAGTAATGTCGA GATCAACGACAAGCTCGAGTCGATAGTCAGAGGTCTTGGGCTCAAGACGGCGAGGCAGAACTTTACGTATCATGCGGCGGGACGGAcgtttgagggggagaacCTTTATGCGATCCTTCAGGCTCCGAGGGGAGATGCTACTGAGGCCATTGTTCTGGTGGCTGCTTGGGAGAATGTCAAACATGAGGTTAACAAGAATGGGGTTCCTCTGGTGTTGACTTTGGCGAGATATTTCAAGAGGTGGTCGCTTTGGTCGAAGGATATTATTATCCTTCTTAGTCCTGACAGCATCGCTGCTCCTCAGGCTTGGGTTGATGCCTACCATGATGCGCACGACAGCTCCCGGGTGGCCAGCCTGCCTATCAAGTCGGGGGCTCTTCAGGGGGCTATTGCTATTGACTATGTTCAGGAAAACCGCTTCAAGAGCGTTCATATTGTTTATGATGGCGTCAACGGGCAGCTTCCCAACCTCGACTTGATCAACTCCGTTGTTAATATCGCCGGAGGACAGATGGGTATGGGCGTGGCTTTGCAGGAGATGTGGAACCACAATGACAAGTACCCTGACCGTCTTCGCACCATGCTTCGGGGTATGCTCAAGCAGGGTCTTGGCCTTGCCAGCGGTCCTCACAGCAGCTTCATCCCCTACCACGTCGACGCCGTTACTCTTCAACCCTTTGGCGAAGGCTGGCAAGATGAGATGGCCATGGGCCGTGTCGTTGAGGGTACCTTCCGCAGCTTaaacaacctcctcgagcACCTCCACCAGAGCTTCTTCTTTTACCTGCTCATGCACCGCGAGCGCTTCGTCAGCATCGGTACTTACCTCCCCAGCGCCATGCTCGTAGCCGccaacttcaccatcatggccatcttcctctggATGAAGAGCGGACAACCCGAGATCCCGGCCGCCTCAACCACCGAGTCGTCCGACAAGGACGAcgccccaacaccaaccaccgAGCGtgatctcttcctccctctgGCGATAGTAGCCCTATCcggctccctctccgccatcCCTCTCTACATCTTCAACCACGTCCCCGAATCG GCCctaacccccctcttctacctcttcctcctaatcaacaccctcttcccaataaccctctccctcaccataacaaccctcttctccccaaacctccaacAATATCACCTCGTCAaatccttctccctcctgctcctgggcatgttcctctcctccctcgcaacCCTCAACTTCTCCCTCGCAATGCTCATCGGCCTTTTAtccgcccccctctcctttgtcaaaccttcctcctcccctgtGTCCCGCATTGTCGGCTTCGTTCTactcaacctcaccagccccCCCGCTGTCCTGCTCGCCAGCGCGGCGATTTGGGGTCTCAACGTCGGTGACATCTTGCGCGAGGCAGCAGTGGCGTGGCATGTGACGGGGACGTACTCGGCCGTGGTGGTCTGGTGCGTTTGGTGGCCGGCTTGGTTGGCGGggtgtgtttgtgttttgGGGAGGCCGGGTCGGgatcaagaagaggaaaagaaggtgaagaaggcttGA